From Xyrauchen texanus isolate HMW12.3.18 chromosome 15, RBS_HiC_50CHRs, whole genome shotgun sequence:
ATCAGACCTCCATCAGGGCCAATCAGCCTCTGCACTGATAATACAGAGAGAACGGGTAAGATACTTGTATTTATTATTGATCCCTGATAAATATAATTCTTTTGATTTAATAAAGAGAAGCATAATTTTATTAATCATATTAAAACGTCATTGTCAAGTTCAAGTTCTATTATTTctataacacatttaaaaacagcatcaaggctgaccaaagtgctgtacaatacaaaattataaaaacacacaacaatttaaGACCAGGACATTACATGCTATTAAAGCCAGTGAAAAGAgatgagttttaaaagaagatttaaaaacagataatgaagGTGACAATCTGATACTGATAcaaactccatccatccatccatcttcaaccgcttatccgaagtcgggtcgtgggggcaacTGATACAAACTATTCCATAAAATAGGACCCACAACCGAAAAGGCTCTCCCTCCTCTATGCTTTAGCCTCAAGCGTGGGACATCGAGGAGATATTGATAACCGGATCTCTGACTTCTAGGTGGATTGTTAGGATGTAGTAAGTCTGATAATTAACTGGGAGCTTGGTTGTGCAATGATTTATATACAAAcaatagaattttaaaatcaattctagcttgaaccggcagccagtgaagtgatTTTCACTACATTTTAAACAGTTTCAATGCATTGTGAAAGGATAAATGACAGTAAGAACATTTTCTCTATTTTGCATTCAGTATAAAAGTTACTGCAAGAAATAATTTCCTTGTCTTTTCCAAgtgatattttgtaaaaaaatatatatatattttattatgttatgaaaatgtttaaaatacatgTGGTAAATTATGAAAGATAATGATTCAAACTTATGCAATACTAATTCTCAGCATTTTAAGTTTCGGTAGTACTCTTCTAATCCTGCTTTTTGTCCCACGAATCTTTAATCTTAAAAGTctttactttatattttaaaactcAATTTTTGTACACTTTCAGCTGTACCAACGTGCCATTGCCACCTTTCAAACTTTTACAATTGAACAAATGTAagatgtttgtaaaaaaaatagcaGCTTTTAGAATTTGTCTGTCGTCAGCAAActgggaatttaaaaaaaaaaacatgtttttgtcaAATGAATGCAGTTTTATTTCCCTTTTCATATAGTCTTCATTTCCCGTTTGCAGTATTTGTATAACATACATTAGTAGTAATTTTATATGGTCTAAAGTACTTCTCTGACTTTTTCACGGTGTATTTTTCTCTCCAGCCATTTGCCCCAAAAGAACGGAGAGACACAAACAAAACAGCGTGAGAGACAAGTGCATCTCGAGGCCACTATACTACTTGTCATGAAGGATAATTCATCAACCACGAATGTCTATGATGTAAGTGTTAGTATGAATCAAATACCTCTATGAgcttaaaatgtttgaaaaacaCTTCACTTTGAAAATCAACAAGAAACTGAAATTCCTTTGCTCTCTCtgttacagattacagattatgACTACAATTCTACCTATCCTGACAATGATAATGACGATGCTGCCCCCTGCAGTTTGAAGGAGACATGGACCTTCGTCAGCAACTTTGCCCCTCTGTCTTACATCCTGGTCTTTATCTTGGCACTAATGGGTAACATTCTGGTACTGTGTGTGATCCGCCGCTATCGGCAATCTCGACACAACCCCTGCTCCTTCTCACTCACAGACACCTTCTTGCTCCATTTGGCCATCTCTGACCTCTTACTGGCTGTGACACTGCCATTTTTTGCTGTGCAGTGGATCAATGAGTGGATCTTCGGCTTGTCTACATGTAAGATCGCTGGAGCGCTGTTCTCACTAAATGTCTACTGCGGCGTGCTGTTCCTGGCCTGCATAAGCTTTGATCGCTACCTGGCCATCGTGCATGCTGTCAATGTAAGCTGGAGACGCAAGAGCTGCCAAGCTCAGCTGGCATGTGCTGTGATCTGGGTTGTCTGCTTGTGTCTCTCTATTGTGGATGTGCACTACCGTGATGTGGTGACGTTGTATGGCAAAAATCAGCTGGTGTGTCAAATTGTGTTTTCTCAAGAGAGTTCCCAGCAATGGCAGATTGGCATGCAGCTGGTCAGCCTGTTTCTTGGATTTGTACTTCCACTACTGGTCATGCTCTACTGCTACATACGCATTTTCAAAGAATTGTGCCACACCAGCACGCGTAGACAGAAACGACGCTCGCTGAGGCTCATCATCTCTTTGGTGGTTGTATTTGTGGTCAGTTGGGCACCTTATAATATCCTGCGGATGACTGACAGTCTAAAGACCCTGGGGGTCATTGCCAACACCTGCGGGCTGAACAAGGTGCTGGATGTGGGCATTCTGGTAACAGAAAGTATGGGGCTGGCACATTGTGCTTTAAATCCACTTCTCTACGGCCTTGTGGGGGTAAAGTTCCGTCATGAGCTTGCCCAGATGTGCAAGACTTTGTTAGGACCCCGAGGGTGCCTTGGATTAGAAGGATGGGCACAAAGTCGGAGATCAACCCGCAGGCCTACTGGATCATTCAGCTCAGTGGATAGTGAGAATACCTCCTACTTCTCTGTCATGGCATGAaaagagtggagagagagaagaaatacactgaaaaatggaaaataaagactGGCATGAGCATGGAATGAAAAAGAAGAGTAGTCACCAGTGACAAGAGGTGAAATGACAATTGCTTTACTCAGGAATTGAAAAGGAATCACTATTTTAGTTTGTACAGATTGagtgacataaaaaaaatagtttacatGCAAGTTCTCACTTTTAAAACCAGGGCATTGGCTAATGAAGCACATCTTTTCTGAAATATATGCTATTTGAGAGCCTTAATGTTATAAAATCACATTTCAAAATCAAATCTATTCCTGTTTTATAGATATTGTTAATATTGTCTATTTTGATGTGTTAGCATATCTGCCTTGTTGTGGCGGTTGTAACATAA
This genomic window contains:
- the LOC127656245 gene encoding C-X-C chemokine receptor type 3-2-like, which translates into the protein MKDNSSTTNVYDITDYDYNSTYPDNDNDDAAPCSLKETWTFVSNFAPLSYILVFILALMGNILVLCVIRRYRQSRHNPCSFSLTDTFLLHLAISDLLLAVTLPFFAVQWINEWIFGLSTCKIAGALFSLNVYCGVLFLACISFDRYLAIVHAVNVSWRRKSCQAQLACAVIWVVCLCLSIVDVHYRDVVTLYGKNQLVCQIVFSQESSQQWQIGMQLVSLFLGFVLPLLVMLYCYIRIFKELCHTSTRRQKRRSLRLIISLVVVFVVSWAPYNILRMTDSLKTLGVIANTCGLNKVLDVGILVTESMGLAHCALNPLLYGLVGVKFRHELAQMCKTLLGPRGCLGLEGWAQSRRSTRRPTGSFSSVDSENTSYFSVMA